A genomic region of Zea mays cultivar B73 chromosome 6, Zm-B73-REFERENCE-NAM-5.0, whole genome shotgun sequence contains the following coding sequences:
- the LOC103630405 gene encoding protein TRANSPARENT TESTA 1, with amino-acid sequence MVVRRACAIMEGAFSVPYYEWLKPRSSPSTSCWTTMTLSTPSSMDRLLAAVAGGHDDDEERDATMCLPLLGRLEGRARTPEYHSPVKEELSNNNTTTTTTGARGEESRTGAGVHLTIGLPATGGGAGGGYSMSSEEAPMDDEDDEQDEDYFELEEEDQKASEHDNKCKMEAAGEAEQRRPGGEEEGIKSFVGSRGRRYWIPTPAQILVGPVQFMCHVCSKTFNRYNNMQMHMWGHGREYRKGPESLRGTQAATLALLKLPCYCCAPGCRNGVAHPRARPLKDFRTLQTHYRRKHGDKRFACRRCAKPFAVKGDWRTHEKNCGKRWFCACGSDFKHKRSLNDHVRSFGGGHCSVTPDHHQQQQAPVPVPLINKQPLDRMIIRFDQGAPWTSHA; translated from the exons ATGGTGGTGAGGCGGGCTTGCGCGATAATGGAGGGTGCTTTCAGCGTGCCGTACTACGAGTGGCTCAAGCCACGGTCGTCGCCGTCGACGTCCTGCTGGACGACGATGACGCTCTCAACGCCATCATCGATGGACCGATTATTAGCCGCCGTTGCTGGCGGCCACGACGACGACGAGGAGCGCGACGCCACGATGTGCTTGCCGCTTCTTGGTAGGCTCGAAGGGAGGGCAAGGACTCCCGAGTACCATAGTCCTGTCAAAGAAGAGCTGAGCAATAAtaataccaccaccaccaccaccggcgCGCGGGGAGAGGAGAGTCGTACCGGCGCCGGTGTTCACCTGACCATCGGCTTGCCGGCGACTGGTGGTGGTGCTGGTGGGGGCTACAGCATGAGCTCTGAAGAGGCGCCCATGGACGATGAAGATGACGAGCAGGATGAGGATTATTTCGAGCTGGAGGAAGAGGACCAGAAGGCAAGCGAACATGACAACAAGTGCAAGATGGAAGCAGCTGGTGAAGCAGAGCAACGTCGGCccgggggagaggaggagggtATCAAGAGCTTCGTCGGCAGCCGCGGCCGGCGGTACTGGATCCCGACTCCGGCGCAGATCCTCGTCGGCCCGGTGCAGTTCATGTGCCATGTCTGCAGCAAGACATTCAACAGATACAACAACATGCAG ATGCACATGTGGGGCCACGGGCGCGAGTACCGCAAGGGCCCGGAGTCGCTCAGGGGCACGCAGGCGGCGACGCTGGCGCTGCTCAAGCTGCCGTGCTACTGCTGCGCGCCGGGGTGCCGCAACGGCGTGGCgcacccgcgcgcgcgcccgctcaAGGACTTCCGCACGCTGCAGACGCACTACAGGCGCAAGCACGGCGACAAGCGCTTCGCCTGCCGCCGCTGCGCCAAGCCCTTCGCCGTCAAGGGCGACTGGCGCACGCACGAGAAGAACTGCGGCAAGCGCTGGTTCTGCGCCTGCGGCTCCGACTTCAAGCACAAGCGCTCCCTCAACGACCACGTCCGCTCCTTTGGAGGCGGACACTGCTCCGTCACGCCCgaccaccaccagcagcagcaggcgcCTGTGCCCGTGCCGCTGATCAACAAGCAGCCCTTGGACCGAATGATCATACGCTTCGATCAGGGAGCGCCATGGACGTCCCATGCATGA